The genomic interval CGGTGTTCCTCGAGCCGGTGAAGCGGTCGGGCGCTTACACCGACATCACCCATCTGTACGAGGATGAAACCAGGGTGCTGCGGCTGGCGGTCGCGGCGCTCCGCGCCGTCCCCCGCGCCGGATTGCGGCGGGCAGCGGAAGATCTCTTCTACCTGGAGCGCTCGTTCCTGGATTACGAACGGCTCATGGCTGTCCTCGTTCCGGAGGAGGAGCGCCGCCGCGAGATTCTCGCCCGGGCGCGAGCGGTGACCGTCGCGCGCGCCGCCGCCGCCGGCGTGGCATTCGATGCGTTCCGCTACCGGTCCATCGTCCGGTTCACCGTGCTCGAGAAGACCGGGACAGCCTGACTCGGGGAGGCCTCGCATGAAGACCATCGGATTCATCGGCGGCACCGGCTGGGTGTCCACGCT from Acidobacteriota bacterium carries:
- a CDS encoding class I SAM-dependent methyltransferase, encoding MEFIRSLDQLLADEGPFDSRTVVDVGCGAGDLVRWFAGQGSRVVGLDVPALLARAAAAPRGGAERYVAGLGEAIPLAPASADRVVFAASLHHVAPARMADAIREAARVLRPAGRAVFLEPVKRSGAYTDITHLYEDETRVLRLAVAALRAVPRAGLRRAAEDLFYLERSFLDYERLMAVLVPEEERRREILARARAVTVARAAAAGVAFDAFRYRSIVRFTVLEKTGTA